One stretch of Nicotiana tabacum cultivar K326 chromosome 18, ASM71507v2, whole genome shotgun sequence DNA includes these proteins:
- the LOC107761451 gene encoding glucan endo-1,3-beta-glucosidase, acidic-like, translating into MMANLFMFVFVGMVMTYLQIIEAQPIGVCYGRNGNNLPSSQDVVNLYKANGITNMRVYDPIAETLTALKGSNIEIILDIPNDNLQALTDPNAATNWVNANIVAYSPDVKFKYINVGNEISPANSATSKFAPFLLPALQNVQQAITKFQLQVKVSTAIETGILTNTYPPSQSVFRDDISSFINPLIGFLKQNNLPVLANIYPYFGYLGDPAHVPLPYALFTQQNPDPSGYRNLFDAMLDATYYAIEKAGGENLPIVVSESGWPSDGGDGASIDNAGTYYTNLISHVKSGAGTPHKPGTAVETYLFAMFDENIKTGAETEKHFGVFHPDKTPKYNLSF; encoded by the exons ATGATGGCTAACTTGTTCATGTTTGTATTTGTTGGTATGGTAATGACATACCTTCAAATAATAG AGGCACAACCTATTGGAGTATGTTATGGAAGAAATGGTAACAACTTACCATCATCACAAGATGTTGTAAATCTTTATAAAGCTAATGGCATAACAAATATGAGAGTTTATGATCCAATTGCTGAAACACTCACTGCTCTTAAGGGAAGTAACATTGAAATAATTCTTGATATTCCTAATGATAATCTTCAAGCTTTAACAGATCCAAATGCAGCTACAAATTGGGTTAATGCAAATATTGTGGCTTATTCACCAGATGTTAAGTTCAAATATATAAATGTTGGAAATGAAATATCCCCTGCTAATAGTGCAACATCTAAATTTGCTCCCTTTCTTCTCCCCGCGTTGCAAAACGTGCAACAGGCGATAACGAAATTTCAACTTCAGGTTAAGGTCTCAACGGCAATAGAGACAGGAATTTTGACGAACACATATCCACCTTCTCAGTCAGTATTTAGGGACGATATAAGCAGTTTTATTAACCCACTTATCGGGTTCTTGAAACAGAATAACTTGCCTGTCTTAGCAAATATTTATCCGTATTTTGGTTATCTTGGTGACCCTGCTCATGTGCCACTCCCTTATGCACTATTTACACAACAAAATCCCGATCCATCGGGCTATCGTAATCTTTTCGACGCTATGTTGGATGCAACTTATTATGCAATTGAGAAAGCTGGCGGAGAAAACTTGCCAATTGTTGTTTCGGAAAGTGGATGGCCATCTGATGGTGGAGATGGAGCAAGTATAGATAATGCTGGAACTTATTACACTAATTTGATTAGTCATGTGAAGTCAGGTGCAGGAACTCCACACAAGCCTGGAACTGCTGTAGAAACTTATTTGTTTGCTATGTTTGATGAAAATATTAAGACGGGGGCCGAGACTGAGAAGCATTTTGGAGTTTTCCATCCTGATAAAACTCCGAAGTATAATCTTAGCTTCTAG